In a single window of the Salmo trutta chromosome 23, fSalTru1.1, whole genome shotgun sequence genome:
- the ntmt1 gene encoding N-terminal Xaa-Pro-Lys N-methyltransferase 1 isoform X2: MGDGVQNETVFYSKAENYWREVEPTVDGMLGGYGKISNIDIDGSKKFLQKFLGQGEGKTGKGCALDCGAGIGRITKRLLLPLFNTVDLVDVTQEFLDQAKVYLGDESKRVENYFCLGLQDFIPQDRRYDVIWIQWVIGHLTDDHLVEFLRRCRGGLRPEGLIVIKDNVAYEGVIPDDVDSSVCRELALVKSLVTRAGLTIVCEEQQMNFPDEIYQVHQLALR; this comes from the exons ATGGGTGACGGTGTGCAGAATGAGACCGTTTTCTACTCCAAGGCTGAAAACTACTGGAGAGAAGTGGAGCCCACCGTGGATGGCATGCTAGGAGGCTACGGCAAGATCTCTAACATTGACATTGACGGCTCCAAGAAGTTCCTGCAGAAATTCCTTGGC CAGGGTGAAGGGAAGACCGGCAAGGGCTGCGCCCTGGACTGTGGCGCCGGAATAGGGCGCATCACCAAGCGACTGCTGCTGCCCCTCTTCAACACTGTGGACTTGGTGGATGTGACTCAGGAGTTCCTGGACCAGGCTAAGGTCTACCTGGGCGACGAGAGCAAACGGGTGGAGAACTACTTCTGCCTCGGCCTGCAGGACTTTATCCCACAGGACAGACGCTACGACGTCATCTGGATTCAGTGGGTCATTG GCCACCTGACTGACGACCACCTGGTGGAGTTCCTGCGCCGTTGCCGCGGCGGCCTCCGCCCTGAGGGTCTAATTGTCATCAAGGACAACGTGGCCTACGAGGGCGTGATCCCCGACGACGTCGACAGCAGCGTGTGCCGGGAACTGGCTCTGGTGAAGAGTCTGGTGACCCGGGCAGGCCTCACTATCGTCTGTGAAGAGCAACAGATGAACTTTCCTGACGAGATTTACCAGGTCCACCAGCTGGCCCTCCgatag
- the ntmt1 gene encoding N-terminal Xaa-Pro-Lys N-methyltransferase 1 isoform X1, with the protein MNNIKSTSRRGVKKPGRGVGSASTNVTQDRMGDGVQNETVFYSKAENYWREVEPTVDGMLGGYGKISNIDIDGSKKFLQKFLGQGEGKTGKGCALDCGAGIGRITKRLLLPLFNTVDLVDVTQEFLDQAKVYLGDESKRVENYFCLGLQDFIPQDRRYDVIWIQWVIGHLTDDHLVEFLRRCRGGLRPEGLIVIKDNVAYEGVIPDDVDSSVCRELALVKSLVTRAGLTIVCEEQQMNFPDEIYQVHQLALR; encoded by the exons ATGAATAACATTAAGTCGACGTCTCGGAGAGGAGTGAAGAAGCCTGGGAGGGGAGTAGGCAGTGCTTCAACCAACGTAACACAAG ATAGGATGGGTGACGGTGTGCAGAATGAGACCGTTTTCTACTCCAAGGCTGAAAACTACTGGAGAGAAGTGGAGCCCACCGTGGATGGCATGCTAGGAGGCTACGGCAAGATCTCTAACATTGACATTGACGGCTCCAAGAAGTTCCTGCAGAAATTCCTTGGC CAGGGTGAAGGGAAGACCGGCAAGGGCTGCGCCCTGGACTGTGGCGCCGGAATAGGGCGCATCACCAAGCGACTGCTGCTGCCCCTCTTCAACACTGTGGACTTGGTGGATGTGACTCAGGAGTTCCTGGACCAGGCTAAGGTCTACCTGGGCGACGAGAGCAAACGGGTGGAGAACTACTTCTGCCTCGGCCTGCAGGACTTTATCCCACAGGACAGACGCTACGACGTCATCTGGATTCAGTGGGTCATTG GCCACCTGACTGACGACCACCTGGTGGAGTTCCTGCGCCGTTGCCGCGGCGGCCTCCGCCCTGAGGGTCTAATTGTCATCAAGGACAACGTGGCCTACGAGGGCGTGATCCCCGACGACGTCGACAGCAGCGTGTGCCGGGAACTGGCTCTGGTGAAGAGTCTGGTGACCCGGGCAGGCCTCACTATCGTCTGTGAAGAGCAACAGATGAACTTTCCTGACGAGATTTACCAGGTCCACCAGCTGGCCCTCCgatag